In Sardina pilchardus chromosome 8, fSarPil1.1, whole genome shotgun sequence, a genomic segment contains:
- the LOC134089472 gene encoding nuclear apoptosis-inducing factor 1-like — protein MASQAKKRKMNFSEREVEIIVEEMEKQKHILVNHFNAGVTHIAKNNAWIEILKRVNAVTTCQRELAEVKKKWSDLKTEVRRKVAQARAAMEGTGDCTSVPVILTSMQQRICNLLGEATIISLPAGDASAEISVPVPMSSAATVTLTQSETTYHTLEEGMVEYCTTETPVTVTTEAPVEVLAAAVASASASASECSAKPQELKSRIALNSAKLLQEQRVTNLHVREIAQHLESQNDLLQMIRRSQEAQACAQERQAQALEGTQAALLALVQMFRPALKDLRKLLQSTSSPAGGAVAPGSEGAENRAPTTSTTTTTTTEQAEDAQ, from the exons ATGGCATCACAAgctaaaaaaaggaaaatgaattTCTCAGAAAGGGAGGTGGAAATCATTGTGGAGGAGAtggaaaaacagaaacacattttAGTTAACCACTTCAACGCTGGCGTTACTCACATCGCCAAAAACAATGCATGGATTGAGATACTAAAACGTGTAAATGCAGTGACTACTTGTCAAAGGGAACTGGCTGAGGTAAAGAAGAAATGGTCAGATTTAAAGACCGAAGTGCGGCGGAAAGTGGCCCAGGCCCGCGCTGCAATGGAAGGCACTGGCGACTGCACCTCGGTGCCGGTCATTCTTACTTCCATGCAGCAGCGGATCTGTAACCTCTTGGGAGAAGCCACGATCATCAGCCTTCCCGCTGGCGACGCGAGCGCAGAGATCAGCGTTCCTGTGCCGATGAGCTCAGCGGCTACGGTCACACTCACGCAAA GTGAGACCACGTACCACACGCTGGAGGAGGGCATGGTGGAGTACTGCACCACGGAGACGCCGGTCACCGTGACGACGGAGGCCCCGGTGGAGGtgctggcggcggcggtggcgtctGCGTCGGCGTCGGCGTCCGAGTGCTCGGCGAAGCCGCAGGAGCTCAAGTCGCGCATCGCGCTCAACTCGGCCAAGCTGCTGCAGGAGCAGCGCGTCACCAACCTGCACGTGCGCGAGATCGCCCAGCACCTGGAGAGCCAGAACGACCTGCTGCAGATGATCCGGCGCTCGCAGGAGGCGCAGGCGTGCGCGCAGGAGCGGCAGGCGCAGGCGCTCGAGGGGACGCAGGCGGCGCTGCTCGCCCTCGTCCAGATGTTCCGGCCCGCGCTCAAGGACCTGCGCAAGCTCCTGCAGAGCACCAGCAGCCCagcggggggcgctgtggcgccgGGGAGCGAGGGAGCCGAGAACAGggcccccaccacctccaccaccaccaccaccaccactgaacAAGCTGAGGACGCGCAGTag